From the genome of Anopheles funestus chromosome 2RL, idAnoFuneDA-416_04, whole genome shotgun sequence:
TGGGCATCGAAAGGGGGTGTGCGCGAAGTATTGTTCTGTCAACTAAACGGGAGGACAATCCGACGACTCTTTTCTGCCATCACACGCATATTTCGCCACACTCACGGCGCTAGTGTTTTCCGTCGCGCTGTACGTCGACTGGCCGTCGTGCAAGTGAAAAGTGAACCAGACCCCCAGCATCAGTGTGTTGTGCCGCTACAGTGAACCGAAGGGTGgttggtgttttgtgtttcctgTCGCCGTACAGTAGCGATCCACAATAAGAACACGCTTTTCGCTGCAGCACCATCGCAGTGTCTGCATCGGCGACACACGAATACTAACGCGCCTAGGCCAACAAAACCCCTTCTAAGGAGGTAACGTTTTCAGCTAATCTCGTCTCTGCTTCCCGTTAGCTCCCGTGCGCTTAGCCGCGGGACCATTTGAAACAGCCTCAAAATTACGACCGTAAACATGACGAACAAGGTGCTGGCCGCGGTGCAGGACCtccaaaaacagcaacaacagcagcagcagcaacagcagcaacagcagcagaatgGTGGCAATGGTGctggcggtggcggtggtgagGCCGGACAGACGGCTGGTGGGGCCGCCGGTGGTGGCGCCCAAAGCTCGGATAACAATTCGCGCACCAACCTGATCGTCAACTATCTGCCACAGACGATGACGGAGGAAGAGATCCGGTCACTCTTTTCGAGCGTCGGTGAGGTGGAAAGCGTTAAGCTAGTGCGGGACAAGAACGTCATCTATCCAGGCCAGCCGAAAGGTCAAAGTTTGGGTTACGGCTTCGTCAACTACCATAGGCCACAGGATGCTGAACAGGCAGTGAATGTGCTGAACGGATTGCGGTTACAGAACAAGGTATTGAAGGTGTCGTTCGCACGTCCCAGCTCCGAGGGCATCAAGGGTGCGAACCTGTACATCTCCGGACTACCGAAAACGATCACTCAGGAAGAGCTAGAAACGATCTTCCGACCGTACGGTGAGATCATCACGTCACGCGTCCTCATCCAGGAAGGCAACGATAAGCCGAAGGGTGTCGGTTTTATTCGGTTTGACCAGCGCAAGGAAGCGGAACGTGCCATCCAGGCATTAAACGGTACTACACCTAAAGGTCTTACCGATCCAATCACGGTTAAATTCTCGAACACTCCGGGCCAGAATGCGGCGGCCAAGGTAGTGCAGCCCGCACTGCCTGCCTTCCTGAATCCGCAGCTGACCCGCCGGCTCGGTGCGATTCATCATCCCATCAACAAGGGTCTGGCACGGTTTTCGCCGATGGGTGGTGAGGTCCTCGATATGATGCTGCCCGCTGCGCCCACCAACGGTCTGAACGTGGCTCCATCCGGTGGATGGAGCATATTCATCTACAACCTTGCCCCggaaacggaagaaaacaCACTGTGGCAGCTGTTCGGACCGTTCGGTGCCGTGCAGAACGTGAAGGTCATCAAGGATGCGGCTACGAACCAGTGCAAGGGTTACGGATTCGTCACGATGACCAACTACGAAGAGGCGATGCTGGCCATCCGTTCGCTCAACGGGTACACGCTGGGACAGCGCGTTCTGCAAGTCAGCTTCAAGACCAACAAATCAAAGTAAATTGAACTCTTCTCTTCGCCTTACTACCCCCACAACTTTATCTTTCGCTCCTCCTGCGACGCCCTTACGGtcctatatatattttttttcaattgatccttgcaaaagttttcctttcccgATGGTCCATACATGCGAGAACCTGAAGAACTAAGTCGCCTAGCGTCCAAAGTACCCAGGTTTCGTGATTGGCACCGTCCGTCCACTTGCTCGCTCTTTCTAGTTTGAAACCCAACTCCACGCTCCATATCAATATCGCTTTACGAACTgcacttttttctctctttcccttttctGGACATGTACTTCCGATCATGCATCAGTAATCAAACCGAGAGATAAGCTTTAAAATTTAGCAGTCCAATGCCTGTAGCTAATACGTCTGTCAATTTGGCATGCAATGCAAGTGACAGATTCTTTACACGGTTCCACGTGTTTGAAACTGTTAGCGctgcaacccaaaaaaaaagtacaaaagaGAGCATTACTCTGGTGTATACCTATCCTGGACAACATTGGCGATTCCAATGGCTATCACGAAcatattccttttttccattacTCCACACGCTTCTCCATTGCTTCTTGTCACGCTCACGCAACGCTACCGATGCGCAGCACACCGACCCACAAACGCTTCTGCTCGTCCCAATCAATTTCATCTAATTTAGTGCAATTTCATCCGCCCTCGGCGAAACTGCTCCcatgctctttctctctttttctctttaacCGAGATCTTGTTGCCGTTTACTGGTGCACAATCatgtaaatataataaatcCAACCCTCCTTCACTGCTCCTCCACGATCAATTTCAGCGGCGGCCACATGAGCGAAAACTAAAGAGAGCATGTGCTGCTCTTTGGCGTTGAAGAACCGATGCCAAATCCCTGAACGACCCCCCCTTCTCcacattcacaataaaaagaaCCAAACAGACATAAAGGATGCTGCAGCGCGTGGCCAGCAGAAGAATGGAAGATTCGGCGCGCGAAGGAACCCCTAAAGCGTGAGTTGAGTGAAATAGGCGCGTCGTCTAAAAGTCTGCAAAAAGCTGCGGCTATAAATTTTCCCCTATCCTAATGGAGTTGTGCTACTTCTTCATCATAATGTCCTTGCGGCGTCATTTCGGCTTTGCTCCAAAGCATTGATTACTTTCTGACCCGCTCTGTCTAGCGAAGTGATTTACTTTGGCAGCGGGCTCAATGGTAGCTCGCTTGAAAGACATACTCACGAAGAGAAGTAACCCCGACGTTAGGATTCCTTTTTCACTTTGATATCTGGTATCAAGTATTGGAAAATTCCATGTTTTGCTAACACCTCCTGTCCTATGAACAACTATATAGCGTGTTGAAAATTAGTCAATCCTTAAACCTTCCCCTAAATGTATTGATCCTTTGCTCTTCTCTAAATAACATTCCAATTAGTAATGCTCTCTTTTGTCTGTATGATACTTAAGTCGATCTATTCAAGTGCAATAGTTTCATTTACATACTAAATGGTACCATTAACCTTTGATGCAATTTAAAGCACTCAGTGTATCATGTTCTCCTTTTACAGACCTTCGGTTTATCTTGTACTATGCTTAAacatattaacaaaaaaatataaccatTAACCCTATGctatataattttatttatttttttttcaattcccaCCCAATTTAGTATGCAACATTAAAGGAGGACAAACTGTCGACGAATTGCAAGCAAAAGTCGCGAAAACGATACAAACAATCCAAACACAGTTAGCGGACagtagagagaaagagagagagagagagagggagagtgaAGCCTGGAAGGAAATCGCGAACGCAGGTGTCTACAACAGGTAAACccataaaataacatttcgtGGATATGGTCAAAACCATACACTTTGGCGACAACTAATCAGTCTCGCCTTCGTGTAAGTCTCATACAATTTAACCGATCGTGGGATATTGAAAGCCGAAGGACAAGAGCGAGCAAGTGTTTGTTACGACGTCGCAATGAAAGTAGGAAGTGTTTCGGATCGTCCAAAACTGGCGAACTGGCGAACAGGACCTGATCTGCACGTTAAATCACTGAATCTGTTCTCTTAGGTGACAAACACCCTTAACTACACACCTGATACCAACAGGCCGTAttggataaaaaaacaaacaaacaaacgcggGAGCAGAAGTGCTGAGTGCAAGTAAACGCAAATCTAGTCAAAAGTCAGAAATGGAGGGATGAAGAAACATGATAAGAGCACGGCTAAAATTGGTAACAATTTAGACAGCAGAAATATCACAACAGAGGCATACGTGTGAAACATGCAtatatgtttgtgttttgcctatattttataaactctaggtttttttatatatatataaaattattattagtcTACTGTACACAGGATAACGTGCATTTTTCTAAACGTTTGCTaccaaaaaacagaaaaaaagaattgtgGTATAGGCAAGCCAGGCATAAGAGACAGCAGAGCAGAACTGGAAAAGAACATCACAAATGAGCTACTTTGCAATCAAAGCGTTGCAAAAATagtggaatttttttgcaacctTCCCTGGCTGCGTTGTGAATCGATCCCCGTTTTCAACAGCAGATAGGAACATACCTTTCGGTCACTTAGGAAAAATGCTTTGGAAGGAAAGGAGGCTGTCCTGCAGCAACCGTGGTAAGCAACCGTAACAGTTGTCGAAATAGTCTATGCATTTTAGATGTATGCTGCTGATGATATAAGAATATAACTATATtgctatatatatatatacatacatatatttgcGGTATGATGTGGGAGGGATGCAGGAATTagaagaattttatttatttgcttaacTTATTTATTGGGATAAATTGTAGCAGAAAAGGCATAGACAAATGCAAATGTGTACGAATCAGAAGCAGTTAGAGAATTTTAAAGGTATGCCATCGGGTACACCGAGCGCAAACAGGCAAAGaggcaaccttttttttcttttaggcGAAAAAATCAGTGCTGAAGTGAAAGGATGCTTCAACAGTGCGAAATGA
Proteins encoded in this window:
- the LOC125760916 gene encoding protein elav-like isoform X1; its protein translation is MTNKVLAAVQDLQKQQQQQQQQQQQQQQNGGNGAGGGGGEAGQTAGGAAGGGAQSSDNNSRTNLIVNYLPQTMTEEEIRSLFSSVGEVESVKLVRDKNVIYPGQPKGQSLGYGFVNYHRPQDAEQAVNVLNGLRLQNKVLKVSFARPSSEGIKGANLYISGLPKTITQEELETIFRPYGEIITSRVLIQEGNDKPKGVGFIRFDQRKEAERAIQALNGTTPKGLTDPITVKFSNTPGQNAAAKVVQPALPAFLNPQLTRRLGAIHHPINKGLARFSPMGGEVLDMMLPAAPTNGLNVAPSGGWSIFIYNLAPETEENTLWQLFGPFGAVQNVKVIKDAATNQCKGYGFVTMTNYEEAMLAIRSLNGYTLGQRVLQVSFKTNKSNGGHMSEN
- the LOC125760916 gene encoding protein elav-like isoform X2 — its product is MTNKVLAAVQDLQKQQQQQQQQQQQQQQNGGNGAGGGGGEAGQTAGGAAGGGAQSSDNNSRTNLIVNYLPQTMTEEEIRSLFSSVGEVESVKLVRDKNVIYPGQPKGQSLGYGFVNYHRPQDAEQAVNVLNGLRLQNKVLKVSFARPSSEGIKGANLYISGLPKTITQEELETIFRPYGEIITSRVLIQEGNDKPKGVGFIRFDQRKEAERAIQALNGTTPKGLTDPITVKFSNTPGQNAAAKVVQPALPAFLNPQLTRRLGAIHHPINKGLARFSPMGGEVLDMMLPAAPTNGLNVAPSGGWSIFIYNLAPETEENTLWQLFGPFGAVQNVKVIKDAATNQCKGYGFVTMTNYEEAMLAIRSLNGYTLGQRVLQVSFKTNKSNMQH